Proteins co-encoded in one Bos taurus isolate L1 Dominette 01449 registration number 42190680 breed Hereford chromosome X, ARS-UCD2.0, whole genome shotgun sequence genomic window:
- the NXF3 gene encoding nuclear RNA export factor 3 isoform X3: MEDSDKPNPLQRRARSWSFYRRRYNYSSERVNSQQQQDSGDVPMDFQTRYAPYAVPSRRQRSSFQKQEQMHINMETKQKPSERRMERDRQNETLGSWFKIIIPFGIKYDEKWLLDLIQKECSVPFIPVEFHYEKMQAQFFVENANIAGALKNVNGKIFNEDNEKISIFVEPCDAPKSVQKALKSEKVEQMKLSSLDQSNKKPYMVHSLSTIMENASHTKNLNLSNTEVKSAGEMDKGQQLEPEGMWVDRNATCTTSPDKSTNISTILELFPRLLSLDGQETLSGSKCATEAPKCLPTCKGSFFGSDELKSLILQFLQQYYLIHDYGDRQGLLCAYHEEACFSLTIPFHFKDPGPSSMCAYFKNSRNMKKLKDPDLRFQLLKHTKCDIVHALCGLPKTQHDLKSFMVDMWFQTQTMLCFSVNGVFKEVEGRFPGCVRSFTRTFITTPATSSSFCIVNDKLLVSDFSPKKTEPVLFIPKPKPVNSMPTFSLEQQKMVQDFSIQSGRNFQQSQK; encoded by the exons ATGG AGGACAGTGATAAACCGAACCCTTTACAAAGAAGAGCACGAAGCTGGAGTTTTTACCGAAGGCGATACAACTATTCGTCTGAACGTGTCAATTCCCAGCAGCAGCAAGATTCAGGTGATGTTCCCATGGACTTCCAAACAAGATA TGCTCCCTATGCTGTTCCATCCCGTCGTCAGAGAAGCAGTTTTCAGAAACAAGAGCAAATGCATATTAatatggagacaaagcaaaagccttcagagagaagaatggagagagacagacagaatgaGACCTTGGGGAGCTGGTTCAAGATTATA ATTCCCTTTGGTATAAAATATGATGAGAAGTGGCTGCTGGATTTGATTCAGAAGGAATGCAGTGTCCCCTTCATTCCAGTCGAA TTTCACTATGAAAAAATGCAGGCCCAATTCTTTGTAGAGAATGCCAACATTGCCGGTGCATTGAAGAATGTCAATGGCAAGATTTTCAATGAGGATAATGAAAAG ATATCTATCTTTGTTGAGCCCTGTGATGCACCCAAATCTGTGCAGAAAGCACTGAAGTCTGAAAAGGTGGAGCAGATGAAG CTTTCGTCCTTGGACCAGAGCAACAAAAAACCCTACATGGTGCATAGCCTGTCCACCATTATGGAGAATGCTTCCCACACCAAGAACTTGAATCTTTCCAACACTGAG GTGAAGTCTGCAGGGGAGATGGACAAGGGTCAACAGCTGGAACCAGAAGGGATGTGGGTTGACAGAAATGCTACGTGCACCACCTCCCCTGATAAGTCAACCAACATAAG CACCATCCTGGAGTTGTTCCCCAGGTTACTAAGCTTG GATGGCCAGGAGACACTCTCAGGGTCTAAGTGTGCTACTGAAGCCCCCAAGTGCTTACCAACATGCAAG GGAAGCTTCTTTGGATCTGATGAGCTGAAGAGTCTAATCCTGCAATTCCTGCAGCA ATATTACTTGATCCATGACTATGGGGACCGCCAGGGACTCCTGTGTGCTTATCATGAGGAAGCCTGCTTCTCCTTGACCATTCCATTCCACTTCAAGGACCCAGGCCC AAGCAGCATGTGTGCATACTTCAAGAACAGCAGGAATATGAAGAAACTCAAGGACCCTG ATCTGCGGTTCCAGCTGCTGAAACACACAAAATGTGACATTGTGCATGCCCTCTGTGGGTTGCCCAAAACTCAGCATGACTTAAAGTCCTTCATGGTGGACATGTGGTTCCAGACG CAAACAATGCTCTGCTTCTCTGTGAATGGAGTGTTCAAGGAAG TAGAAGGAAGGTTTCCTGGCTGTGTGCGTTCCTTCACCCGGACCTTCATCACTACCCCTGCCACCTCTTCCAG TTTTTGTATTGTGAATGATAAGCTGCTTGTGAGTGACTTCAGCCCCAAGaagactgagcctgtgctcttcatCCCAAAGCCTAAACCTGTCAACTCCATGCCTACCTTCTCCTTGGAGCAACAGAAAATGGTGCAGGATTTCTCCATCCAGTCTGGGAGGAACTTCCAGCAGTCTCAGAAGTGA
- the NXF3 gene encoding nuclear RNA export factor 3 isoform X2, whose translation MGSQKLLMTAEDSDKPNPLQRRARSWSFYRRRYNYSSERVNSQQQQDSGDVPMDFQTRYAPYAVPSRRQRSSFQKQEQMHINMETKQKPSERRMERDRQNETLGSWFKIIIPFGIKYDEKWLLDLIQKECSVPFIPVEFHYEKMQAQFFVENANIAGALKNVNGKIFNEDNEKISIFVEPCDAPKSVQKALKSEKVEQMKLSSLDQSNKKPYMVHSLSTIMENASHTKNLNLSNTEVKSAGEMDKGQQLEPEGMWVDRNATCTTSPDKSTNISTILELFPRLLSLDGQETLSGSKCATEAPKCLPTCKGSFFGSDELKSLILQFLQQYYLIHDYGDRQGLLCAYHEEACFSLTIPFHFKDPGPSSMCAYFKNSRNMKKLKDPDLRFQLLKHTKCDIVHALCGLPKTQHDLKSFMVDMWFQTQTMLCFSVNGVFKEEGRFPGCVRSFTRTFITTPATSSSFCIVNDKLLVSDFSPKKTEPVLFIPKPKPVNSMPTFSLEQQKMVQDFSIQSGRNFQQSQK comes from the exons ATGGGCTCTCAAAAACTCCTTATGACTGCAG AGGACAGTGATAAACCGAACCCTTTACAAAGAAGAGCACGAAGCTGGAGTTTTTACCGAAGGCGATACAACTATTCGTCTGAACGTGTCAATTCCCAGCAGCAGCAAGATTCAGGTGATGTTCCCATGGACTTCCAAACAAGATA TGCTCCCTATGCTGTTCCATCCCGTCGTCAGAGAAGCAGTTTTCAGAAACAAGAGCAAATGCATATTAatatggagacaaagcaaaagccttcagagagaagaatggagagagacagacagaatgaGACCTTGGGGAGCTGGTTCAAGATTATA ATTCCCTTTGGTATAAAATATGATGAGAAGTGGCTGCTGGATTTGATTCAGAAGGAATGCAGTGTCCCCTTCATTCCAGTCGAA TTTCACTATGAAAAAATGCAGGCCCAATTCTTTGTAGAGAATGCCAACATTGCCGGTGCATTGAAGAATGTCAATGGCAAGATTTTCAATGAGGATAATGAAAAG ATATCTATCTTTGTTGAGCCCTGTGATGCACCCAAATCTGTGCAGAAAGCACTGAAGTCTGAAAAGGTGGAGCAGATGAAG CTTTCGTCCTTGGACCAGAGCAACAAAAAACCCTACATGGTGCATAGCCTGTCCACCATTATGGAGAATGCTTCCCACACCAAGAACTTGAATCTTTCCAACACTGAG GTGAAGTCTGCAGGGGAGATGGACAAGGGTCAACAGCTGGAACCAGAAGGGATGTGGGTTGACAGAAATGCTACGTGCACCACCTCCCCTGATAAGTCAACCAACATAAG CACCATCCTGGAGTTGTTCCCCAGGTTACTAAGCTTG GATGGCCAGGAGACACTCTCAGGGTCTAAGTGTGCTACTGAAGCCCCCAAGTGCTTACCAACATGCAAG GGAAGCTTCTTTGGATCTGATGAGCTGAAGAGTCTAATCCTGCAATTCCTGCAGCA ATATTACTTGATCCATGACTATGGGGACCGCCAGGGACTCCTGTGTGCTTATCATGAGGAAGCCTGCTTCTCCTTGACCATTCCATTCCACTTCAAGGACCCAGGCCC AAGCAGCATGTGTGCATACTTCAAGAACAGCAGGAATATGAAGAAACTCAAGGACCCTG ATCTGCGGTTCCAGCTGCTGAAACACACAAAATGTGACATTGTGCATGCCCTCTGTGGGTTGCCCAAAACTCAGCATGACTTAAAGTCCTTCATGGTGGACATGTGGTTCCAGACG CAAACAATGCTCTGCTTCTCTGTGAATGGAGTGTTCAAGGAAG AAGGAAGGTTTCCTGGCTGTGTGCGTTCCTTCACCCGGACCTTCATCACTACCCCTGCCACCTCTTCCAG TTTTTGTATTGTGAATGATAAGCTGCTTGTGAGTGACTTCAGCCCCAAGaagactgagcctgtgctcttcatCCCAAAGCCTAAACCTGTCAACTCCATGCCTACCTTCTCCTTGGAGCAACAGAAAATGGTGCAGGATTTCTCCATCCAGTCTGGGAGGAACTTCCAGCAGTCTCAGAAGTGA
- the NXF3 gene encoding nuclear RNA export factor 3 isoform X1: MGSQKLLMTAEDSDKPNPLQRRARSWSFYRRRYNYSSERVNSQQQQDSGDVPMDFQTRYAPYAVPSRRQRSSFQKQEQMHINMETKQKPSERRMERDRQNETLGSWFKIIIPFGIKYDEKWLLDLIQKECSVPFIPVEFHYEKMQAQFFVENANIAGALKNVNGKIFNEDNEKISIFVEPCDAPKSVQKALKSEKVEQMKLSSLDQSNKKPYMVHSLSTIMENASHTKNLNLSNTEVKSAGEMDKGQQLEPEGMWVDRNATCTTSPDKSTNISTILELFPRLLSLDGQETLSGSKCATEAPKCLPTCKGSFFGSDELKSLILQFLQQYYLIHDYGDRQGLLCAYHEEACFSLTIPFHFKDPGPSSMCAYFKNSRNMKKLKDPDLRFQLLKHTKCDIVHALCGLPKTQHDLKSFMVDMWFQTQTMLCFSVNGVFKEVEGRFPGCVRSFTRTFITTPATSSSFCIVNDKLLVSDFSPKKTEPVLFIPKPKPVNSMPTFSLEQQKMVQDFSIQSGRNFQQSQK; the protein is encoded by the exons ATGGGCTCTCAAAAACTCCTTATGACTGCAG AGGACAGTGATAAACCGAACCCTTTACAAAGAAGAGCACGAAGCTGGAGTTTTTACCGAAGGCGATACAACTATTCGTCTGAACGTGTCAATTCCCAGCAGCAGCAAGATTCAGGTGATGTTCCCATGGACTTCCAAACAAGATA TGCTCCCTATGCTGTTCCATCCCGTCGTCAGAGAAGCAGTTTTCAGAAACAAGAGCAAATGCATATTAatatggagacaaagcaaaagccttcagagagaagaatggagagagacagacagaatgaGACCTTGGGGAGCTGGTTCAAGATTATA ATTCCCTTTGGTATAAAATATGATGAGAAGTGGCTGCTGGATTTGATTCAGAAGGAATGCAGTGTCCCCTTCATTCCAGTCGAA TTTCACTATGAAAAAATGCAGGCCCAATTCTTTGTAGAGAATGCCAACATTGCCGGTGCATTGAAGAATGTCAATGGCAAGATTTTCAATGAGGATAATGAAAAG ATATCTATCTTTGTTGAGCCCTGTGATGCACCCAAATCTGTGCAGAAAGCACTGAAGTCTGAAAAGGTGGAGCAGATGAAG CTTTCGTCCTTGGACCAGAGCAACAAAAAACCCTACATGGTGCATAGCCTGTCCACCATTATGGAGAATGCTTCCCACACCAAGAACTTGAATCTTTCCAACACTGAG GTGAAGTCTGCAGGGGAGATGGACAAGGGTCAACAGCTGGAACCAGAAGGGATGTGGGTTGACAGAAATGCTACGTGCACCACCTCCCCTGATAAGTCAACCAACATAAG CACCATCCTGGAGTTGTTCCCCAGGTTACTAAGCTTG GATGGCCAGGAGACACTCTCAGGGTCTAAGTGTGCTACTGAAGCCCCCAAGTGCTTACCAACATGCAAG GGAAGCTTCTTTGGATCTGATGAGCTGAAGAGTCTAATCCTGCAATTCCTGCAGCA ATATTACTTGATCCATGACTATGGGGACCGCCAGGGACTCCTGTGTGCTTATCATGAGGAAGCCTGCTTCTCCTTGACCATTCCATTCCACTTCAAGGACCCAGGCCC AAGCAGCATGTGTGCATACTTCAAGAACAGCAGGAATATGAAGAAACTCAAGGACCCTG ATCTGCGGTTCCAGCTGCTGAAACACACAAAATGTGACATTGTGCATGCCCTCTGTGGGTTGCCCAAAACTCAGCATGACTTAAAGTCCTTCATGGTGGACATGTGGTTCCAGACG CAAACAATGCTCTGCTTCTCTGTGAATGGAGTGTTCAAGGAAG TAGAAGGAAGGTTTCCTGGCTGTGTGCGTTCCTTCACCCGGACCTTCATCACTACCCCTGCCACCTCTTCCAG TTTTTGTATTGTGAATGATAAGCTGCTTGTGAGTGACTTCAGCCCCAAGaagactgagcctgtgctcttcatCCCAAAGCCTAAACCTGTCAACTCCATGCCTACCTTCTCCTTGGAGCAACAGAAAATGGTGCAGGATTTCTCCATCCAGTCTGGGAGGAACTTCCAGCAGTCTCAGAAGTGA